In one window of Pseudomonas chlororaphis subsp. chlororaphis DNA:
- the dinB gene encoding DNA polymerase IV, with amino-acid sequence MTQRKIIHIDCDCFYAAIEMRDDPQLAGRPMAVGGSAERRGVIATCNYEARAFGVRSAMSSRHALTLCPDLLIVKPRMEAYREASKEIHTIFRDYTDLIEPLSLDEAYLDVSDSPNFAGSATRIAQDIRRRVSNQLHITVSAGVAPNKFLAKIASDWKKPNGLFVITPDQVEDFVSALPVNKLHGVGKVTADKLGRLGIVSCEALREWSKLALVREFGSFGERLWNLARGIDERPVQNDSRRQSISVENTYDVDLPDLQSCLDKLPELMQTLAGRIERIDSSYRPGKPFVKVKFHDFTQTTLEQAGAGRDLESYRQLLTQAFKRGDRPVRLLGIGVRLQDLRGGHEQLELFSRS; translated from the coding sequence ATGACGCAGCGCAAAATCATCCACATCGACTGCGATTGCTTCTACGCCGCCATCGAAATGCGCGACGACCCGCAATTGGCCGGTAGGCCGATGGCGGTGGGCGGCTCGGCGGAGCGACGCGGGGTGATCGCCACTTGCAACTATGAGGCCCGCGCTTTTGGCGTGCGTTCGGCCATGTCCTCGCGGCATGCGCTGACGCTGTGCCCCGACCTGCTGATCGTCAAGCCGCGCATGGAAGCCTACCGGGAAGCGTCGAAAGAGATTCATACGATCTTTCGCGACTACACCGACCTGATCGAGCCTTTATCCCTGGATGAGGCCTACCTGGACGTTTCCGACAGCCCCAACTTCGCCGGCAGCGCCACGCGCATCGCCCAGGACATTCGTCGCCGGGTCTCCAACCAGCTGCATATCACGGTGTCGGCCGGGGTGGCGCCAAACAAGTTCCTGGCCAAGATCGCCAGCGACTGGAAAAAGCCCAACGGCCTGTTCGTGATCACCCCGGACCAGGTCGAGGACTTCGTTTCGGCCTTGCCGGTCAACAAGCTGCATGGCGTGGGCAAAGTCACGGCCGACAAGCTGGGACGCCTGGGCATTGTCAGCTGCGAGGCATTGCGCGAATGGAGCAAGCTGGCGCTGGTGCGCGAGTTCGGCAGTTTTGGCGAGCGGTTGTGGAACCTCGCCCGGGGCATCGATGAGCGACCGGTGCAGAACGACAGCCGTCGGCAGTCCATCAGCGTGGAAAACACCTACGACGTTGATCTGCCCGATCTGCAGAGCTGCCTGGATAAACTCCCGGAACTGATGCAGACCCTGGCCGGTCGGATCGAGCGAATCGACAGCAGCTATCGTCCGGGCAAGCCCTTCGTCAAAGTGAAGTTTCACGATTTCACCCAGACCACGCTCGAACAGGCGGGGGCAGGGCGGGACCTGGAGAGTTATCGGCAGCTTTTGACCCAGGCGTTCAAGCGCGGGGACAGGCCGGTGCGGCTATTGGGGATTGGTGTGCGTTTGCAGGATCTGCGTGGCGGGCATGAGCAGCTGGAGTTGTTCAGCCGTTCCTGA
- the mprF gene encoding bifunctional lysylphosphatidylglycerol flippase/synthetase MprF has product MRANSSDSQDTDTVTANQPVAATRLRWLELLSKYRQPIGMVVTLLLFGIALIACRHLLSELDLYALHDSILDVPKPALLGALAATVVGFVILLGYEWSASRYAGVNLPPRTLALGGFTAFAIGNAIGLSLLSGGSVRYRLYARHGVGAGDVAHMTLFASLSLGCALPPLAALATLSNLPATSAALRLSEGLLASIAGAVLLLCAILVIGIYRRRLPEQPLPDNLLVKAGRRTLRLPGRRLTLLQLLITALDVAAAATVLYLLLPEAPPFGAFLLVYLLALAAGVLSHVPGGVGVFEAILLAAFADKLGAAPLAAALLLYRLIYVILPMLVACVLLLINEAQRLFQTRQSLRVASGLAAPILAVLVFLSGVVLLFSGVTPEIDTRLQHIGFLIPHRLVDASHFGASLVGVLCLLLAQGLRRRLSAAWILTTILLLVGAVLSLLKGFDWEEASLMTLTASLLAVFRRSFYRPSRLTELPFSPLYLVASVCVLGASIWLLLFAYQDVPYSHQLWWQFTLDADAPRGLRSLLGAAVLLVVVSLTWLLRTARPVIHLPNGEELGRAAKILMASSQPDGGLSLTGDKALLFHPNDDAFLMYARRGRSLVALYDPIGPTQQRAEMIWQFRDLCDVHHARPVFYQVRAENLPYYMDIGLTAIKLGEEARVDLNRFDLEAKGKEMKDLRYTWNRGTRDGLSLEIHEAGQAPMDELKAISDAWLTGKNVREKGFSLGRFSEDYLKHFRIAIIRFEGRPVAFANLLETYSHDLASLDLMRAHPEAPKLTMEFMMVGLIQHYKNHGYARFSLGMVPLSGLQPRRGAPLTQRLGSMVFRRGEQLYNFQGLRRFKDKFQPDWEPRYMAVPAGLDPLVALADTAALIAGGLTGLVKR; this is encoded by the coding sequence ATGCGCGCCAACTCGTCTGACTCACAAGACACCGATACCGTTACAGCGAACCAACCGGTTGCGGCCACCCGCTTGCGCTGGCTGGAGCTATTGAGCAAATACCGCCAGCCCATCGGCATGGTCGTGACCCTGCTGCTGTTCGGCATCGCCCTGATTGCCTGTCGTCACCTGCTCAGCGAGCTGGATCTGTATGCCCTGCATGATTCGATCCTCGACGTGCCCAAGCCGGCCCTGCTCGGCGCCCTGGCCGCGACCGTGGTCGGTTTCGTCATCCTGCTCGGCTACGAATGGTCCGCCAGCCGCTACGCCGGGGTGAACCTGCCGCCGCGCACCCTGGCCCTAGGGGGCTTCACCGCCTTTGCCATCGGCAACGCCATCGGTCTGTCGCTGCTCTCCGGTGGTTCGGTGCGTTACCGCCTCTATGCCCGGCATGGCGTAGGTGCCGGCGACGTCGCCCATATGACGCTTTTTGCCAGCCTGTCCCTGGGTTGCGCCCTGCCACCGCTCGCTGCCCTGGCGACCCTGAGCAACCTGCCCGCCACCTCCGCCGCCCTGCGCCTCTCCGAAGGCCTGCTGGCCAGCATTGCCGGCGCCGTACTGCTGCTCTGCGCGATCCTGGTCATCGGTATCTACCGGCGCCGCCTGCCTGAACAGCCACTGCCGGACAACCTGTTGGTCAAGGCCGGGCGCCGTACCCTGCGCCTGCCTGGACGCCGCCTGACGCTCCTGCAACTGCTGATCACCGCCCTCGACGTCGCCGCCGCAGCCACAGTGCTCTATCTGCTGCTGCCCGAGGCACCGCCCTTCGGCGCCTTCCTGCTGGTCTACCTGCTGGCCCTGGCGGCCGGCGTGCTCAGCCATGTACCCGGCGGCGTCGGGGTGTTCGAAGCGATTCTGCTGGCCGCCTTCGCCGACAAGCTCGGTGCGGCGCCACTGGCCGCCGCCCTGCTGCTGTACCGGCTGATCTACGTGATCCTGCCGATGCTGGTGGCCTGCGTCCTGCTGCTGATCAATGAGGCCCAGCGCCTGTTCCAGACCCGTCAATCGCTGCGGGTGGCCTCGGGCCTGGCCGCACCGATCCTCGCGGTGCTGGTGTTCCTGTCCGGCGTGGTGCTGCTGTTTTCCGGCGTGACCCCGGAAATCGACACCCGCCTGCAACACATCGGTTTTCTGATCCCGCACCGCCTGGTGGATGCCTCGCACTTCGGCGCCAGCCTGGTCGGGGTGCTTTGCCTGCTGCTGGCCCAGGGCCTGCGCCGGCGCCTGTCCGCGGCCTGGATACTGACCACCATCCTGCTGCTGGTCGGTGCGGTGCTCTCGCTGCTCAAGGGTTTCGACTGGGAAGAAGCCAGCCTGATGACCCTGACCGCTAGCCTGCTGGCGGTCTTCCGGCGCTCCTTCTACCGGCCGAGCCGCCTCACCGAACTGCCGTTCTCGCCGCTGTACCTGGTGGCCAGCGTCTGTGTGCTGGGCGCATCGATCTGGCTGCTGCTGTTCGCCTATCAGGACGTGCCCTACAGCCATCAGTTGTGGTGGCAGTTCACCCTCGACGCCGATGCCCCACGGGGCCTGCGCTCGCTGCTGGGGGCCGCGGTGCTGCTGGTGGTGGTGTCCCTGACCTGGCTGCTGCGCACCGCGCGCCCGGTGATTCACCTGCCCAATGGCGAGGAGCTGGGCCGCGCGGCGAAGATCCTCATGGCCTCTTCCCAGCCCGACGGCGGCCTGTCCCTGACCGGCGACAAGGCCCTGCTGTTCCATCCCAACGATGACGCCTTCCTCATGTATGCCCGGCGCGGCCGCAGCCTGGTGGCGCTGTACGACCCGATCGGGCCGACCCAGCAACGGGCCGAGATGATCTGGCAGTTCCGCGACCTGTGCGACGTCCACCATGCGCGTCCGGTGTTCTACCAGGTGCGCGCGGAAAACCTGCCGTACTACATGGACATCGGCCTGACCGCGATCAAGCTTGGCGAAGAAGCCCGGGTCGACCTGAACCGCTTTGACCTCGAAGCCAAGGGCAAGGAGATGAAGGACCTGCGCTACACCTGGAACCGCGGTACCCGCGACGGTCTGTCGCTGGAAATCCATGAGGCCGGGCAGGCGCCGATGGACGAGCTGAAAGCCATTTCCGATGCCTGGCTGACCGGCAAGAATGTCCGCGAGAAAGGCTTCTCCCTCGGGCGTTTCAGCGAGGACTACCTCAAGCATTTCCGTATCGCGATCATCCGTTTTGAAGGACGTCCGGTGGCCTTCGCCAACCTGCTCGAGACCTACAGCCATGACCTGGCCAGCCTCGACCTGATGCGCGCCCACCCGGAGGCTCCCAAGCTGACCATGGAATTTATGATGGTCGGCCTGATCCAGCATTATAAAAACCATGGGTATGCCCGCTTCAGTCTGGGCATGGTGCCGTTGTCGGGTCTGCAACCCCGGCGTGGCGCGCCACTGACCCAGCGCCTTGGATCGATGGTTTTCCGTCGGGGTGAGCAGCTGTACAACTTCCAAGGGTTGCGCCGTTTCAAAGATAAATTCCAGCCTGACTGGGAACCTCGTTACATGGCCGTGCCCGCCGGACTGGATCCGCTGGTGGCACTGGCCGATACCGCCGCCCTGATTGCGGGCGGCCTGACTGGATTGGTGAAACGCTGA